The stretch of DNA TACCCGATGTATGCGTTATGGGTCAGGTCCCATGCGGATCTCCCGATCAAGCTCTACCAGATCGTGAATACGTTCCGCTACGAGACGAAGCACACGAGGCCTCTCATCCGTCTCCGGGAGATTACGTCCTTCAAGGAGGCCCATACCGTTCATGCGACATGGGAGGAGGCGAAGGAGCAGGTGGAGGATGCAATCGCCCTGTATAAGGAGTTCTACGAAAGGCTTTGCGTCCCGGTGATTATGTCGAAGAGGCCGGACTGGGACAAATTCCCCGGTGCGGATTATACTATCGCTGCGGATGCGGTGATGCCGGACGGACGAACGCTCCAGGTAGGGACCGCACACCATCTTGGCGACAACTTCGCAAAGACCTTCGAGATCTGTTACGAGGATGAGAACGGGGAGCAGCAGTATGCCTTCCAGACCTGCTACGGGATCTCGGAGAGGTGCATCGCCGCCTTGATCTCTATTCACGGCGACGACAAGGGTCTTGTTCTTCCCCCCGAGATCGCTCCTGTTCAGGTCGTTATCGTCCCGATTATAATGAAGAAGATGGCCGAAGAGGTAACGCAGGCTGCGAAGGATATCGAAGCGGAGATGAAAGCCGCAGGGCTGAGAGTCAAAATCGACGACAGACCACTCAGACCGGGCGCCAAATATTACCACTGGGAGATGCGTGGAACACCTCTCAGGCTCGAAATAGGACCGAGAGATCTTGAGAACGGCGTCGTGATGGCCGCCGACAGGTTCGGGGAGAAGACGAGCATCCCGCGTGAAAACCTAAAGGAAGGCGTCAGGGCGTTTATGGATCAGTTCAAAGAGCAGCTGAAGTCGAGAGCCGTCGAAAGAATCCGCAGCCAGATCAAAATAGTCGAAGAGCCCGACGAGATCAAAGAGGCAGTAGAGTCGGGAATTGCGATCGTACAGTGGTGCGGCTGCGAGGAATGCGCAAAGGAGATCGAGAAAAGATACGATGTCAGTGTCCTCGGCGACGAAATCAGGTCGGAATTTATCAGGAAGTCCGAAGGAAAATGTATAATCTGCGGCAAGCCTTCGAAGCAGGCTGTTGTCGGAAGAAGTTATTGATTTCTTTTCTTTTTTTTGAATGATTTATCAATCATGAGCTTATTTTTTGTGAAATAATGCCTGATTCAGGATTTAATTATAGCCCTTCAACCAGTACTCTAATAATATAACATATTATTATTTAGAAAGAATTAAGCCTTATTCTAAACTATTTTTGTTTATTCCTATTGTTAGTGTAACTCATAATAGGGGGGTTAAAATGAAACTAATATCAGTTACTCTTAAAAATTTTCGATGTTATTTGGATGAAAAAACCATTCAAATTCAAGATTTAACAACTATAATTGGAAAAAATGATATTGGCAAATCAAGTGTTTTAGAAGCACTTGAAATTTTTTTTAATAACGATTCAGTAAAAATTGATTCAGAAGATTGCCATTTATCAGCTTCGGAAAAGATTGTGGAAATAACTTGTGAATTTGATGATGTTCCAGATGAAATCATAATTGATTCAAACGCCTATACCACATTACCCAAAGAATATCTCTTAACTGCCGATAAAACCTTACGTA from Methanolacinia petrolearia DSM 11571 encodes:
- the proS gene encoding proline--tRNA ligase, translating into MSEDSGSLPSKNNFSEWYNEILWRAEIMDVRYPVKGLYVWFPHGFAIRKATYGILRELLDRDHEETLFPLLIPEYEFMKEAEHIKGFEEEVYWVTNGGLSKLDVPLALRPTSETAIYPMYALWVRSHADLPIKLYQIVNTFRYETKHTRPLIRLREITSFKEAHTVHATWEEAKEQVEDAIALYKEFYERLCVPVIMSKRPDWDKFPGADYTIAADAVMPDGRTLQVGTAHHLGDNFAKTFEICYEDENGEQQYAFQTCYGISERCIAALISIHGDDKGLVLPPEIAPVQVVIVPIIMKKMAEEVTQAAKDIEAEMKAAGLRVKIDDRPLRPGAKYYHWEMRGTPLRLEIGPRDLENGVVMAADRFGEKTSIPRENLKEGVRAFMDQFKEQLKSRAVERIRSQIKIVEEPDEIKEAVESGIAIVQWCGCEECAKEIEKRYDVSVLGDEIRSEFIRKSEGKCIICGKPSKQAVVGRSY